The segment CTTTAGAATATTTTGGGGATATCCAGCAGTGCCGGCAGCGCAGATTGCATCCGTCCGTGAGATAAAAATATATCTGAGTCAGCGGATATGTGCGTTCGCTGGAGCCTTGCGGGATATTTTTGTGCATGGTCGCCCTCTTTTACGTTTCCGGGATCTTTCCCCCATTCCTGAGGAATGTGCGCAGGCAGCCATCAGGATCGGGATGGTCCAGGTTTCCCGTGATATTATAAGTATTTGCGGGACAGTTGCCGGTACAATACTTGATATACTCGCAATCACTGCATAAGTCAAAATTGTTTAACGGTATCATGCGCCTTTCGCGCAGCCTTATCATTTCGGGATGGCGCTGCCAAATATCTATAAGCCGGTCCTCGTTTATCCTTCCAAGCTCGATCTGGCTCAATAGCTGGCACGGCACGATGACGCCGTCAGCCCGCACCGCGAGCCTTTCGAACGGGCATCCGCATCCTGTCAGATAGCCTCTGCCCTGGATGTCATTGCCCTCTTTTCGTGCTTTTTCCATTTCCATCCAGGCTTTCGCGTCGGCCAGCGGTCCGGCTGTCGCGTGTATTCTTCCCGGGTATTTTTTTGTGAGCTTTAGAAGAGCGTTCATCGCCAGCATACGGTCATTCGTATCGAGCCGTATCTTTTTCGAGTTTTGCTGGCATAGTCCCATGTATGATGCAGAATTGGTCGAGAACGTGGGAATGCCGATGTCTTCTAGTAATAATTTCGCTACGTTTTCCAGGTCCGTGACGTTTTCTTTATGGATGGTCACCCTTACCGTGACAGGGACGCCATTCTCTTTTAAGCACTTAAGCCCGTTTATCGCCTTTTGGAAAGTGCCTTTGCCGCGGTATATATCATGGATATTTTCATTAGAGCCGTCAATTGATACCTGTACGGCGTCGCATCTTTTCGCAGAGCTTAAAAAACGGGCAATGTCTTCCGTTATTAAAGTCCCGTTCGTCAGTATTGAATACCTCATCCTGTTTTTAACGATGCCTTCTATTATCTCAAAAATATCTTTTCTGTAGAATGGCTCTCCGCCTTCGAGTACGACTCTCATCACAGAGCATTCGTTGAGCTCTTTGAAAAATTGTAGCCATTCTTCTGCCTGGAGATCATGTTTGACGTCGCCGGGGCTGCTAAAGTGGCTGCAGTAAGAGCACCGCAGGTTGCAGTCGTTGGTAACGGCGATGTCTATCGCCCTCGGCGTCCTCATGATCTTTTCGGCGGTCATATCATGCTTTAGAACCTACAAGGCCTCTGTTTTCAAGGTCAAGGATGAACTCTATCACGTCGTTTTTGTAACTATCGGGAACTCCCTCGCAGTTTTCCGTCAGCTCGCCGAAAACGTCTTCTACGGTGTGGTCGCCGTCGAGATGCTTCCATATGAAAACGCCTGTAGGGTTTAACCCGAATGTCTCTCCTGTGTTTGGATCGTAAAGTAATGCCCAGTCGTCGAACTCTTCTCTGAGGACGATAGACGGGTTAGCAATAGGCCTGTCGATCAAATGAACCCCCCTCAATATAATGTAGATGATAAGAATTAAACATATAAAATGATATCCATATCGATAGACTTGAAGTGACAAACTGAGTAAATTCTGTAATGTTATATTTTTCTTCGGCTTTTTGGATATGATGTTTTTGTGGTTGTGCCTGACGGATGGCAGGTAGGCACGTAACCCCACAGAAACACAGAAACACAAAATTTTTTATATGATTTTTTAAGGGCACGAAATTCTCTAAGAGTTACTCACAAAACCTCTAAGGCTCTAGTATCACTGTCAACGCACAAACACCTCTAACGCCCGGCTCAACGCACTAACCTCTCTAAGTCACCAACGCTAAAACAAGGCCCGAACATTCTCCAAAGCACTAAAGTTTAATATCCCGGTCTGTGTTGTAAAAAATTTGCGTTTTAGTTTATTATTCTTGTTATTCCCTTTCCTATGTTCTGTTCGTTGAAATTTATCAATAGACCGAGTCTTTTTCCGCTAAGCCTTAAATAGTTGAGCAATTGTGCTTTATGTATCGGCTGTATCTGATCTGTGGATTTAAATTCTACTACCAGGCAGTCGTCGACCAGCAGGTCCAGGATGAAATACTCATCATCATACACGATACCTTCGTATGTTATTGGTATCTTGATCTGTGTCTTGACATTGAACCCTCTGCTTCTTAGTTCTTTTACCATGAATCTCTCGTAGGTCTTTTCAGGCAGCCCGACCCCAAGCCTTTTATGGATCGTATAAGCCGAATCCACAGTATATTTTGCTGCTGTTTCCACAATATCAGGTAACTTCTCGTATTTTCTTTCCAACATGATCACCTTAACAAAACAATACTAATTTGCTATTATTTGCAATAAAGTATTATAAGTTTATCCATCAGACTAAAAAAGTGAACAGGTATACGATCATTGAACAACACAAACCGCGCCATTAAACTTTAGTGTTTTGGAGAATGTTCGTGCCTTGTTTTAGAGTTGGTGACTTAGAGAGGTTAGTGCGTTGAGCCGAGCATTAGAGGTGTTAGAGCGTTGACGGTGATACTAGAGCCTTAGAGACTTTTGTGAGTAATTTTTTGTGATTTTAGAGACTTTAAAAATCATATAAAAAATTTTTGTGTTTCCGTGTTTTTGTGAGGTCACGTGTCTACCTGCCATCCGTCAGGCACAACCACAAAAACATCACATTCAAAAAAAACCGAAGAATTAAAAATCAGGTGCTTCCAGAGTGATATATTTAAGTCTTATCAACAAGTATACCTTGATAACCGGCCTGTCATAAATAAGGCCGGCCAGTGTGCGGGGGTATACGGGGATGTTGAAGAGCTTATTGACATATATCGTAAGGTCAATGAGCGTGACTGGCGTCCATATTAAAGATATTTTTCATACCCCGAAAAGTTCAGATAATGAGAAGTTCAAATGGAAAGATCTCATATTCTTTTTCCGGTTCGTTAAGCCCGTCTGGAAGCTCGGTGCTTTATCCATCATTTTATCTATCCTCATAAGCGCCATTCAGTCGATAATGCCTATGAGCACTAAGGTGTTCATCGATTTTGTCATAATGAAGAACGGCTTTGACACCGTCGAAGGCTTTCTGGCGTCTTTTGGCATGGGAACGCTTGCTCCGGGCATTATAGAGCTGTTGAGCTCTTTGAATTTTGTCATACTGGCCCTGATAGTCCTTGGCCTGACCTCGGGGCTCTCGGGAATATTGAAGGACTACCTTAATACGAAATATACGCAGCGGATCACGTTTAACGTGCAGACGACGCTGTTTGACCGCGTGCTGAGGTTCCCGATGTCGTTCTTTAAGGAGAAGCAGACTGGATATCTTGTGTCGAGGGTGCAGAATGACGTGGGCTCCGTGCAGTATTTCTTCTCCAATATCATCTCATCTGCCGTCTCAAGCAGTGTGTCGCTTGTGTTGGGCTTATTGATCATACTGGCCATTAGCACTAAGATAACGCTTTTAGTCGTGCTCCTTGTTCCTGTTTACCTGATAGTGAGCGTGTTCTTTTCGGGCAGGATGAGACGGGTCAGCTATGATGAGATGGAATCGTCGGCGAATGTCTCGAAGGATCTCCAGGAGATATTGTCGGGCGTCGAGGTCGTGAAGTCGTATACGAGCGAGGAGAGGGAAGTCAGGAAGGTTTCGGAGAAGATCGATAAGGTCATTAAGACGAGGATGAAGAGCACGATGATCTCATCTTTTTCCGGCTTTATCATGAGAGGCGTTCAGTCGGTGTTCCTTTTACTGGTCATGTGGTTCGGTGCCATAGAGATACAGAATGGCGCGATGACTATCGGGGATTATGTCGCGTTTATCGCTTACGTGGCGTTTCTTTCCGGGTCTGTTGGAAGGCTGTTCTCGTCTTACATTTCGCTACAGACTATACTGGCGTCGATGGACAGGCTGAAAGAAATGTTCAGTATTGTGCCGGAGCATGAAAATGCAGATAGGCAGCTTATTGTCCCGAATGATTGTAAAGGCGGCATCAAGTTTGAGAATGTAACGTTTTCGTATGACGACAAAGATGCTGTTATTAAAGATCTCAACCTGGAAGTAAGATCCGGGGGATCTGTCGCATTGATAGGGCCGAGCGGGTCGGGAAAGACGACAATAGTGAACTTAATCTTAAAACTTTATACTCCGGGATCAGGCGCGATATACCTGGATGGTGTCGATCTTAGAGATATTGATACGGAATGGCTGAGGAAGCAGATCGCAATAGTGTCGCAGGATGTTTTTCTTTTTGACGATACGATAGAGAATAATATCAGGTACGGGATGCCTTCGGCAAGCAGGGAAGAGGTAATTGAGGCCGCGAAGAAGGCGCATATACATGAGTTCATAGAGTCCCTTCCCGATAGCTATGCTACGATCATAGGGGAGAGAGGGGTGAAACTCTCCGGAGGGCAGAGGCAGAGGATAGCGATAGCGAGGGCGTTCCTGAAGGATGCGAGGATACTGCTGCTGGATGAGCCGACGTCTGCACTCGATACGGAGACTGAGGATAGTATTAAAGGGTCCTTAAGGGAACTGATAGATAACAGGACGACATTTGTCATATCGCATAAATCATCGTTGATCGATATTACGGGAAATATGCTTGTAGTTAAAATAGGAACTTAGCTGAACGAGAATTGGTTTTTCGGTTAGAGAAAAACGTTGTGCCTGACGGATGGCAGGTAGGCACATAATTTCACAGAAACACGGAAACACTAAATTTTTTTAATGGTTTTTTAAGGGCTCTAAATCACTAAAAATTACTCACCAAACCACAAAGGCTCTAGTATCACCGTCAATGCTCTAACACCTCTAACGCCCGGCTCAACGCACCAACCTTCTCAAAGTCACTAACTCTAAAACAAAGCCCGAACATTCTCCAAAACACGAAAGTTTAACGGCCCGGTTTGTGTTGCACCCTGTTCGATCCCATGACGAGCTAACACTATTGCCAAAAAAATGAAACGTCAACCGGGCCGTTAAACTTTCGTGTTTTGGAGAATGTTCGGGACTTGTTTTAGCGTTGGTGAGTTAGAGAAATTAGTGCGTTGAGCCGGGCGTTAGAGGTGTTAGAGCATTGACGGTGATACTAGAGCCTTAGAGACTTTCGTGAGTAAACTCTTTGAGATTTTCGTGCTCTTAAAAAATCATATAAAAAAATTTTGTGTTTCTGTGGTTCTGTGAGGTTACGTGCCTACCTGCCATCCGTCAGGCACAACCACAAAAGTATTCTCAGGAATACTGAAGATAAAATATGTCATCTGTCGATCACGATATAGTCAAGAGTTATGCCGAGCTCCCTGTCGTCATAGCTTAACCGTTCGTCTTCCTTAATGCCGTACTCATATGGTACCCAGGTATTCACTCTGATCTCGAGTATATGATAATCGCCTTCCAGATACACGGCAGGCACCTGGATAGTATGATTATAGTCTCCGGCATACTTTACGAATTCGCCGATCTTAGTGTCATTTATGAATAATTCAACTCTCGCGGGGTCATCTTCAGGCCTGAAGCCCCCTGTGGCAAGAGTGAGGTTCGCGTCGCCGTACTCTGCAGGATAGTAAAAAATGACTTTTGAGGAATCTTTAGTCCACCGGTACTTATTCTGCTCGGGATACTGGAAGCCGTCGATAACGTCAGTATCGTCCTTGCCGCCGACATCAATGACGTATGGCACCGTTATAGTATTGTTCTTATTTATGTCGTATAGCCGGCTATTTGTAAAGAGAGTCCCGAAATTGATCTGTGTACCATAGTAGGGCAGCGGTTTTGGGGAGATGAGGTAATCTACGCCGGAGCCGTAATGCTCAATGGTGTGTTTATCCGTAGTGTTAATTATTACGTTATCCGGACCGTAATAGAATACCAGATAATGCCAGAGCCGTTTTATGGAATTGAAATTTTCCGAGTCGACCATTATGATCGAATCCTCGGTGACACCTTGATCCGTGAGCTGGTTAAACGTACCCATGGACTTTATCGACGTCTTTAATTCCATGTTATATGTGGGGATAGTCACTATGAGCGATATCAGGATCATAAAGGCCGGTAAAATGAACACATATTTTGGATATTTCGATGAGACATAGAATAGAAATAAGACCGCCACGCATAGAGCGAGCGAGAATAACGCCAGTATATAGCCATCCATGTTCATGAGATAATATATGGTCATGTTTCCGGCGGCGTCGAAATATTTTGGTATCGTCGACATCAGGATGAACGCAGTTATAAGGACCGCTATGGACGAAACAATGAATTTTTTGTTATTGAATGTCGGGGACATTTTTTCCATGCCGATGAAGCCGAATATGAATACCAGAGGTATGATCGGCCCTATGTACCTGCCGTACATCTCATAGTTCATAGGGACTATGAATAAGATACAGACAATGAAAAGCCCGACGGATGAGAACAATGCATAAACGCCGGAAATTCGCAGGGGTACGTCCATGAGGTTTTTATCCTTTTTTACCAGGCTGTAAAACAGGATGATCGTGATAACGATGAAAAAGTAGGAGGATAATAACAGGAAATTGATCTCATTTAGGAAGGTCATTAAATAATCGGCTATTATGCCGGGATAATCTATCGTCGCGGCTGACTGGTTCGTCACGGTCGTCGCGACGAAATTGGGATCGTAAGGGGAGCCGAATGAATAATATTCCGTGGGTATCATATAAGCGGAATAGCCTAACCATAAGGTCAGAAAAACGATGAGTGACGCTATTAAGGCCCATTTCTTTTTGACGGCGCGGAGCAGGTCTCCCCCGTTCCTGTTAACGTACAGGTAATAAATGAACGCGAGCACGAACGCCGCTATCATCGCCAGGCCGTTTGAGCGCGTCATGTAGAGATATACGACGGAAAACGAAGCTAAGATGTCCCAGATCTTTTTATCGCTGCTGTAACTCTCCAGGATGAACCACATCGAATATACGAA is part of the Methanooceanicella nereidis genome and harbors:
- the scmE gene encoding SynChlorMet cassette radical SAM/SPASM protein ScmE, with the translated sequence MRTPRAIDIAVTNDCNLRCSYCSHFSSPGDVKHDLQAEEWLQFFKELNECSVMRVVLEGGEPFYRKDIFEIIEGIVKNRMRYSILTNGTLITEDIARFLSSAKRCDAVQVSIDGSNENIHDIYRGKGTFQKAINGLKCLKENGVPVTVRVTIHKENVTDLENVAKLLLEDIGIPTFSTNSASYMGLCQQNSKKIRLDTNDRMLAMNALLKLTKKYPGRIHATAGPLADAKAWMEMEKARKEGNDIQGRGYLTGCGCPFERLAVRADGVIVPCQLLSQIELGRINEDRLIDIWQRHPEMIRLRERRMIPLNNFDLCSDCEYIKYCTGNCPANTYNITGNLDHPDPDGCLRTFLRNGGKIPET
- the scmD gene encoding SynChlorMet cassette protein ScmD; the encoded protein is MIDRPIANPSIVLREEFDDWALLYDPNTGETFGLNPTGVFIWKHLDGDHTVEDVFGELTENCEGVPDSYKNDVIEFILDLENRGLVGSKA
- a CDS encoding GxxExxY protein: MLERKYEKLPDIVETAAKYTVDSAYTIHKRLGVGLPEKTYERFMVKELRSRGFNVKTQIKIPITYEGIVYDDEYFILDLLVDDCLVVEFKSTDQIQPIHKAQLLNYLRLSGKRLGLLINFNEQNIGKGITRIIN
- a CDS encoding ABC transporter ATP-binding protein, with amino-acid sequence MLKSLLTYIVRSMSVTGVHIKDIFHTPKSSDNEKFKWKDLIFFFRFVKPVWKLGALSIILSILISAIQSIMPMSTKVFIDFVIMKNGFDTVEGFLASFGMGTLAPGIIELLSSLNFVILALIVLGLTSGLSGILKDYLNTKYTQRITFNVQTTLFDRVLRFPMSFFKEKQTGYLVSRVQNDVGSVQYFFSNIISSAVSSSVSLVLGLLIILAISTKITLLVVLLVPVYLIVSVFFSGRMRRVSYDEMESSANVSKDLQEILSGVEVVKSYTSEEREVRKVSEKIDKVIKTRMKSTMISSFSGFIMRGVQSVFLLLVMWFGAIEIQNGAMTIGDYVAFIAYVAFLSGSVGRLFSSYISLQTILASMDRLKEMFSIVPEHENADRQLIVPNDCKGGIKFENVTFSYDDKDAVIKDLNLEVRSGGSVALIGPSGSGKTTIVNLILKLYTPGSGAIYLDGVDLRDIDTEWLRKQIAIVSQDVFLFDDTIENNIRYGMPSASREEVIEAAKKAHIHEFIESLPDSYATIIGERGVKLSGGQRQRIAIARAFLKDARILLLDEPTSALDTETEDSIKGSLRELIDNRTTFVISHKSSLIDITGNMLVVKIGT
- a CDS encoding glycosyltransferase family 39 protein is translated as MPDETFYDSIAQNVLNGKLYPEFIAIVGGTTPPGYSIPLSIAYLFSDDRDTVYHTMLIINSIITTSVIFPAYFILRKYCSAGLAISGSLAVATLPAFNFYPFTLMSENLFIPLFVYSMWFILESYSSDKKIWDILASFSVVYLYMTRSNGLAMIAAFVLAFIYYLYVNRNGGDLLRAVKKKWALIASLIVFLTLWLGYSAYMIPTEYYSFGSPYDPNFVATTVTNQSAATIDYPGIIADYLMTFLNEINFLLLSSYFFIVITIILFYSLVKKDKNLMDVPLRISGVYALFSSVGLFIVCILFIVPMNYEMYGRYIGPIIPLVFIFGFIGMEKMSPTFNNKKFIVSSIAVLITAFILMSTIPKYFDAAGNMTIYYLMNMDGYILALFSLALCVAVLFLFYVSSKYPKYVFILPAFMILISLIVTIPTYNMELKTSIKSMGTFNQLTDQGVTEDSIIMVDSENFNSIKRLWHYLVFYYGPDNVIINTTDKHTIEHYGSGVDYLISPKPLPYYGTQINFGTLFTNSRLYDINKNNTITVPYVIDVGGKDDTDVIDGFQYPEQNKYRWTKDSSKVIFYYPAEYGDANLTLATGGFRPEDDPARVELFINDTKIGEFVKYAGDYNHTIQVPAVYLEGDYHILEIRVNTWVPYEYGIKEDERLSYDDRELGITLDYIVIDR